The DNA sequence ACAACTGTCAAATCAATCACGTCGATCACGATTCCTGAGAAATAAGGAAAACCGTTTTGAGCCGTTTAAAATCTAGGACGCGCCCTCATGAAGGCGCGCCTTATCTGACTATCacagtgtggcgccctccaaacccgggtcagaagtttggggtccacacacataccttatttataacctgcttataacaatactaaagataataataatatgcaatgaccctacttaccaattacCACTGATCGccacaggttaaagtatgcacacaagccaaacacactaatatactacataccgattaaatcccaaccattcaaactcgaactgagtattaaacatattacaaacttttacaatttacattattccaaaagaagcctactagctcagcttcaacagccttaatccctagctctcgcactggactggggatccttgctaccaactggtacctttttaactggaaagagtataaacaacatcgcacaaatgagctaactagctcagcaagtcacaatgacaaaactgagaataatgatcatcaagcgaatatggttatgatatcaagtgaacaatggattatgatttagaattggatactatatttttattttaaaaccaaggttaggctgctgatcagtcacgcactaaccccgagcaaagcacacagcattgctctaactactggatccaaggcacacattggcctaacttgaccattatatggtctgaccacgaatctggtccataattttataaaaacaatccaattctaacataataacaaaattaaacaataataaacaataatcagaatcattaacaacagtgagtgtttaacaatgaaagggtttcaacccttgtgtggatcaacaatgtactttcaaggcttggatgttgggtaatgaaagaattggataacaaaggaatcaatgtttcagggtttcaagaatttggtctttcaaagcatcaaatacaatggtttgaaggtataagcaatctggttcagtgcttaatatttagtttgtatgtatttgtggagaagtatcgtatacttgaggttcgtgtttgggtatacaataatcaatggcttagaaagaatatggttcatggctcaagaacaataacggaaatcagggtttaggtttctgtgcttcaaagcacttgcaatgtcaacaagactatcaagtactacaatatctcgagaaagtacagaacacttgcctggtaatagcttactatcctgcactcgcttccaatcacaattgtcttattcctcaactacctgtttccctttcctacgtcttgcctcttctgctcacatatgataaacatctatcaatcatcaactcacaggattctattcaacacatacttctatctacccttcgttttacccaaatccgattaacggattgaaagttatgcaataaccaagtaaacaccgaatatatagaccgatagtcaatcaacaagtcacgtataacacataatacatcacgtaatcaatgacatatcatttataaagaagtctcgggtcataaatatgctttcgggtatttaaaatgatttttaaagtatttttcagaattaatacgggtcgttggatcaatttcgggttaataaacagggttcggttggccaattctggctccgaaacaattttataataattatcgagccttggaaataatttagaataatattttaaagctcgaaactatttttcggaatttttaaataattaaatctaattaaataattaattaaaatcaattaataattaattaaatcaattaatcaattaattttcgaattaattgaccaattaatcaattaaaaattaactgaaattaattaactaattaattcagatttatttttgaattaaaaatattttttttttgaaattaaaataataattttttttggaattaaaataattattttcgaatttttttgaaattaaaaacaattttgaaaataatttataaaaagaaatccgaaATTTGTAAGAATGCAAAACAAGAATCCAGAATTTGTAAAATTCTGGAACTTCAGGTACTAACTTGCAAAAACGCCAAAAACAACTTGGATTCAGTAATaatttggatcaaaaccgggtcaaaccgggttggaaatccgggtcaccaagaacagaaacgggtcacgaagaacccagtttccggtgaccggaaaaTCCTCCGGCGAAGCCCCGATTTCGACCAAAACGACATGGTTTGATGTAATTCGAGTGGGGTTTTCATTCTAAACCATTTCAGGAGTTCAAATCAAGTAACAGATGGACCAAACAACATCTGTAAATGAAAATCCGGCCAAAAGCTTCAAGAACACCGGCGAAATATTCAAGAGATCGATTCGCACAAACCAAGAACCGTCTGATACATACAGATATATGAATCGTTTGCAAATCTTCTCAGGAACATGATTCAATCATCAAAAACAACTAATAACCCCCAGGGCAGAAACGCCCAATTCtcgattaagaacattcataacAAATAAAACCTAATTTTCGAATCagagaatcaaacacaaaattaaacacgttattgaactccaaattgattatatgacataccaaaatgatcaggaagggaatatctacaacatgcaagcatcaaatcatccaaacaatacCTCGAACAGAAATTCACACTTTTAATTcttaataattcgaatataaaatagtttataagaaaataacctttgattctgggttgaaattgatggctgaatcagataggaaatttttcaggcttcgattcgagtatatgcacgccttaatccgatatcggtaacgcctccgaatttgtgtttgattacgaagaacaatttctaattatagtattttctcagtaaaaactctgtaaacactgtttgcaaatgatttctgatacgaaataaaatacggtaaaaggctatttatatttacggaaaattagtatctcgttggatcattccggatataaaacggtacgtttatttataaaaactgatccaaactgtatcggttttcaggataattatccaaatcagtacaatttgtactgcggtcttggtctcagcgcctggttacacgtattacgaagtgataattgtgatagtttaataaaaaactcccgtttatcgaaaatacggattttatttgatttaccgaaacaaatattgtattgaaaatattgcgccgggacccacgcaggacaaaccgtacgccggatcgaaaaagtcgaaacatgaaaaatgctcggaatattacaattaggttagggaggagttctcggaagagtttcgggttccaaaaacgtaacaacggttgacgtcggttggttcccgtttttatagaatagattttaaatacccggaaaaagattttagaaatttcatatgattcttataaatccataaatcatcataaaaataattaggaagatatgacaattatctatattttattttggacatataaaaattaaaatactcaattaatattatttttgaatatccaggtacaaataacacttaacaattaactcacagaatagatactgaacacacataataattatttaatagcaaaaataattacactatatatcccggatattacacacaGTAGTTTGAATTTTTGGAACTTTAAAAGCACGCCCTGTTAAGGGCGCCCTTGAAAAATAGTATTGATAGATACGTTTATATGAATTTTGATAAAAATGAGTAATTCCAATCCCATCTCCAAtgacatatggaatttgggggtagttgttatgccaaAAAATTTGTATAAATAATATTCAGGTTAAGACTGGTAAAATGGTCAAAATGGAGGTACATGTGCCTAAGATTAAGGAACAAAGGAGATGAATTTCTCTTATAAAAGGAAAGGAGGCGCGCCCTATATGGGGTGATGAACGCGTCTTGAATTATGAATGCTTAATGGAGAAGTCATGCCTACAAAATGTTATGGCGCGCCCTCATTAGAATGAGGAGGCGCGCCCTGTTGGTTATAAGGACAGCTGGAGGATTCCTAACAGGGTTGACTGATTTTGCGCTAAAAAGATTTAGGGCACGCCCTAAGTTCAAGAATGGTTAATGCTTTGACAAAGTTATTTGGACGGGTTCTTTGGAAGATTCAAAGAAGATGGAGATcattattactaacctatttgatgcaggtactctattgaagaactccttccaGTAGTGCATCTACaggaaggcggtgtccgtggttagagacctccaggggtatgcctggacggaaggcctcctcctgtagtcaataagtgtcctcattggggatgtggagTAAATTCTGGtatgtgctttgggagctctgtctctgtagttaacgggtgtcctcattgggaGACTTCAGAGTATCTTACACTTtacacccaaaagcttgggatcacttgtgCTGTAATTTGATAGGGGCTCCTTATCGAGGGataaggatgcgtccaacatttggggtgaaccacggctatacctacGTCCATGGTCTAGAGAAACAGCtagtagcggagggttatccttggtcagggagatgccttatccgtgaagtctcgaagccgcagacgagccttgggcctttgtggttgggcctcatcggcggacatcCCTAAaactagtagaagacggtttccagtagatttcctactgggcctcaggacaagagatctaagcccgttaggtttcttgttccccaagaactacgttggcttgaaatagggatacgtaggcaaatcGTAAGGGGTCACAAGCGAGAGCGTAAAgaagccaccactaaccctaagcaatctcagccaccaataatcaTCACCACCATATATTGTTCATACTTCTCGACGAACACTGTTTATCGGATCCACCGGTTACTATTCATGTTTCCGataaagaaccaccgtcacagatcttcttttcggctacgaacctcaaactttgttactatcaaattcctccgtcaacaaaacCAACACATTCAAACTCCATCCACCTGCAACAATCTATAATTTGCTGCCTCATGACAGAAACAGAAAAAGAATTTATTGATCCATTTAACTTTTGCTAAAAGATTTGAGTATGAATAGATATTTTGAAACATGAAAAGTAATTCTTATTGTAAAAGAGTGAAAGACACAAAGTTTTGTCTTCTATAAAGCATAGGTTTTTATGCATTTCAACTGGCTATTGAATGTGTAAACTCTGCTGCGCGATAGCATTATGGTGACTGTAGTTCCTCTATAGTGTAATCTTGTGGTACAATTTGAGTGATTTGTCCAAAGACCAACTTCACGAAGATTGCCTTCACCCCAGTAAATGTTAACTGTCAGACCACCACGGGCCTTCAAGCCTCTAATGCTACCATTTGGCCATTTGTCTCGAGGGAGAGCAGGAAGCAGGTGCAGGTCCTGTACAGTGCTCTGGACTAGCATTTCAGATACTGCTGCAGGAAAACTGAGACAAAAAGGTGCATAATTAGCCACTCACTTAATTTCCTTTTATTAATCACATTCGTATTACGTTCACTACGTTATGCTTATACAAGCAGAAGTACTTCCATTCAGCTAGCCTAAACACTGCTGTAAAAATTGTATAAAGAGGTTTACTAAAAGCTCTTCTGTAATAGTTATTTATATCATGGAAACAAAAAATGATCATACAAAGTACAAACAGATGCTGATGTACACTACTTACCCAAAATTGGCATCTATCTGGAAAGGTGGATGTGCTCCAAACAAGTTACTGTAAAGTCCTCCCTCAAAATTACTTGCAGTAGGATATCTCAACTGAATTAAGTGCTTAACCATTCTATATGCATGCTCGCTGTTATGAAGACGTGCCCAGAGAGCAGCTTTCCACATAGTTGACCACCCCGGACCATCCTCTCCTGTTGAAGATAGCAAACATTACAAAAATTACATGTGCCTATGAATTAATCAGCCGGCCACACCAGAAATGCGCCCAAATAACAATAAGTTGATTGTGAGAAACTGGAAAATTAAATGACATTCATCATTCTTAGGCCTGTTCTGCTGCCATGACATACTAGTATGTTAGATAAACAACTATCATCATAACTTCTACAAATATCGATCTGCCATAATACATTTTGAAGCTTCTTGAATGGACAATGCTCGTTAGGGAAGCCTAAAAGTAAGACTAAGATGACATTAAATGCAGAAATTAGTAAACCTGACactaaaataacaaaaaaaatgaAACTACGCCTTCTTAACAGAACTAGTAATAATATTACAAAAAATCGTAACAAAAGCATCTCTGCACTAATTTTCACACTTACCTCTTTTGTAGATACTATTCTCTGCAGCTTTACAAAGATCAGGATTTTTCTCAACAGTAATACTATGGCCTGGGAACAATCCAAAAAGGTGTGATAAATGTCTATGGCTCACTTTGGGATCTTGAAAATTTAGCGCCTGTAGTGATAGAGATGATTAAAGTTGTAACTTCGATTCTCAGTACCCGCAATGAAAATTTTTAGCTATTTTATGATGTCTACGAATTAATCAATTCAATTAGTCAGAAACGAAACAAAGATGCAAGAAGATTGAATTTCACTTGAGAATTGTGACCTACCCATTCCATGATAGAACCATCCCTAGCAATTTTTGTTGGAGGCAGCTGTGGTTGAGTTTTTAGAACCTTCTCGACCAGATCATCCTCACATCTCCCCAAAATCTGCCTTTGAAAAGTATCGTTCTTTAGTGCAGAACAGTTATAATAAACAGCTATATAGGACACTGGAAGAGAACATTCCTACAACTAAGAACCGGAGTTGTAGTTGGTCAACTgaaaaaataaaatcaaattttCACCTTGGCTGCAGAAACGAAGGCAGAAAATACTTCCCTAATGATTGCCATATCCATTGTTGTTGAGTAGCTTACACTAGCAGGCTGACCATCAGGAGCAATAAATGGATGTTCTGGAGAAGTTGACGGATTGGTTTCCAGATATGTACCACGGCCTTCAATTAACCAGTCTAAGAGAAAACACACACATCCTTCCAGCAAGCTGTATACTTTCTCTAGGAAATCCTAATTATGTAGCTTGAAAAAAAAAGTTAGATAACTGCTAGATATTCTGTATACTTTGCGAAGATAGTAATTTCATGGATTCTTGTGTGGGTTCGAGAGAACTAAATGAAGGTGAAATATAATTAATTATCAGATTATAGTGCATGGGACAAGCTGTGCAATAAGTTAATTAGTATAGGCACATGTAAGTTCCTCTATCAGTCTATCTTGATATCTCTAGGTCCTAATCAGAAATAGACATCCAACTTCAAATTTGAGACATCTCACACCTGGCTCATGATTAGTATATCTAGCAGAATACTATGTCAATGTAAAAAGTTATCCCATTAACACACATGTATATGGATGTGTTTTTCGATAGATCTAGTTAGGATAAAAATAAACTCTCACAACCAACATCAATAGCCGAAATGCAAAGAAGGGGGTTGGAGGAGAAGAGGAATGGCAGCATAGAATAAGATTCTAACTTTGTCCATTGTAAATGTGTAATGCTCCCATAGATGGGTACATAGCCAAGCTCCTCCCATTGGCCATAAAGACCACACAACCTTTCCTCGGTCACGGGATGTTTTTGCCCATATATCAGACACTTGATGAGCAACCCAACCTTTTGCTTCATAGTCCACCTGTCAAATTCTGTAGTTAAATACACAAAATTGTACGTAGAGTTGATGTATCGAAGAACAGATGTGTCATGTGTAAATTAAAAAGTTAGCTATAACTAATAAGTCTCTTGTATGCATGAAACGTTAAACTGATTAAAAGGTTGCTGTTGTTATGATTCATCTTGCTAAAATCTTCATAAATCTGCACAAAAAGGACAAATCCACTCGATCAAAAATAAATTCCCAAGTATTTTGATACTGCATCCACATATTGATCATGACTAAAATATATTGAAGTTTCTGCTCAGGAAAATATATTATGTCATATTTAGTACCAGCCATGTCCCTCTCTGGGTGCATAACCATAGACATAGTACATTATTGCTCTATGAACAATAATCTCAAATGACCATGATCCATGGAGTTTCCTAGACCTAAAATAAAAGTCTGACCTTTGCGGTTTTACTTCCGTTGATGGACAGGCTGGACATGTAGTCAAACAATGGCTCCTGGCACTCGTTAAGATTGCAGGGAAGTGAAAGCCAGTAGTTCATTTGAAGATTGATATTTAAGTGAGGTGCACAGCTGAAGCAAAAATGAAATTCAACTGAGCTCCAAACGATAGAATTAGACAGAGATAATTAAACTTATGATCATGTAGCTACAAATGTAGGGTTTTTTTTTGTCACCGATCATTTATCTATATTTTTAGTTTTATTTATGTAAAATCATTTAAATCTTTTAACATGGGGATATTAGCAACAAACTATAATAAAAACTGACCAAAAGAAGATGAGCATGAGGACATTAAAAAGATGAAAATGCAGAACATACTCCCATGGTGGTTGGAGATTGCTGTTCCATATTCCCTGCAGGTTTGCTGCTTGAGTTCCAGGTCGTGAACAAGAAATAAGCAAGTATCGTCCATATTGAAATATAAGTTCCACCAAAGAAGGATCTTCATCAAATTGAAAGTTTTTCACTCTCTCGGCAGTTGAAACTTTATCTTCTTCACTGTCATTTAAATATATATCAGTAACTAAAGGCCCGTCTTTTGCAACAGTTTTAGAACCTTTTGAAAGCTGGAGGGAGACACGGTGAAACAGGCTTTGATAGTCATCCAGGTGACGAGCAAATAGCTCAGTGTATGAAAAGTTGCTTATCAAATTTATTGTTCTTAGAGACTCCAGAGTAGGATCCTTTTTGGAATCCGAAGCCTTTGTGAAAGGCCCACTAAATGAGGAAGATGCAGCCAGGAGAATAACTGCCCAATCTGCACCCTCAACCTTAAGCTTCTGGTCATCCAAGGCATATATTTTACCAGCACCAGAACTAATTTGCACATCAAGAATGGCTGAAAATCGAATACCCTGAGGATCTTCGTTCAGTTTTGATGGACTTCTTTGGCCAGGGCAGCTTCCTTTCATGATAATCTGATTCTGGGAACTTACTAGCAACTCATGATTTAACATGCTATCAAGATATACAGTAAAAGATAAAGACCCTGATTTACTTCCCGAAACTTTAGTCACAAATACTTGATCTGGATTTGAAATAaaatgttcccttatgaagtttACATCACCTACAGAGTACTGTACTTTTACAGTTGCAGCATCTAGGTCCAGCTCCCTCTGATAGGTTGCCTCATTGTATGCCGCGTGAGTATCATCAAAGTCCATTTTTAAGTCCCCCACAAGCTGGTATACCTATATTGCAATTTACAACAACATATTATCAGAGCATATGTTGTTAAATGCTTGAGTTTCTTTATAGCATTAGTGATATGTCAAATTGTAAATTGTTAATAATTAGAACTCAAGGTAGAGATGTG is a window from the Apium graveolens cultivar Ventura chromosome 1, ASM990537v1, whole genome shotgun sequence genome containing:
- the LOC141707565 gene encoding alpha-L-fucosidase 2-like; this encodes MEEEDDDWVMVGRQREKDLWKPSKYVEGMFESNKALKVRFNEPAQYWTDALPLGNGRLGAMVWGAVLSETINLNEDTLWTGNPGTYTDSNAPEVVSEVRGLVDAGKYAEATTAAAPLLGKPTEVYQLVGDLKMDFDDTHAAYNEATYQRELDLDAATVKVQYSVGDVNFIREHFISNPDQVFVTKVSGSKSGSLSFTVYLDSMLNHELLVSSQNQIIMKGSCPGQRSPSKLNEDPQGIRFSAILDVQISSGAGKIYALDDQKLKVEGADWAVILLAASSSFSGPFTKASDSKKDPTLESLRTINLISNFSYTELFARHLDDYQSLFHRVSLQLSKGSKTVAKDGPLVTDIYLNDSEEDKVSTAERVKNFQFDEDPSLVELIFQYGRYLLISCSRPGTQAANLQGIWNSNLQPPWDCAPHLNINLQMNYWLSLPCNLNECQEPLFDYMSSLSINGSKTAKVDYEAKGWVAHQVSDIWAKTSRDRGKVVWSLWPMGGAWLCTHLWEHYTFTMDKDFLEKVYSLLEGCVCFLLDWLIEGRGTYLETNPSTSPEHPFIAPDGQPASVSYSTTMDMAIIREVFSAFVSAAKILGRCEDDLVEKVLKTQPQLPPTKIARDGSIMEWALNFQDPKVSHRHLSHLFGLFPGHSITVEKNPDLCKAAENSIYKRGEDGPGWSTMWKAALWARLHNSEHAYRMVKHLIQLRYPTASNFEGGLYSNLFGAHPPFQIDANFGFPAAVSEMLVQSTVQDLHLLPALPRDKWPNGSIRGLKARGGLTVNIYWGEGNLREVGLWTNHSNCTTRLHYRGTTVTIMLSRSRVYTFNSQLKCIKTYAL